In Phormidium yuhuli AB48, one genomic interval encodes:
- a CDS encoding trifunctional serine/threonine-protein kinase/ATP-binding protein/sensor histidine kinase: MKPQVTTSSNTFPSIDGYSVTEQLYSGSRTAVYRAIQEAQGYPVVIKVLQREYPSVGELVQFRNQYAITKGLRIPGIAKPLGLDPYGNGYALVMEDSGSLSLSQYLENQVLSLEETLEIALELAKILQPLHQQRIIHKDIKPANILIAPNSGKITLIDFSIASRLPKEIQAIQSPQGLEGTLAYLAPEQTGRMNRGIDYRSDFYALGVTLYHLLTGQLPFPGDDPLEVIHSHIAKTPTPVPEVNPEVPAQLGAIVAKLMAKNAEDRYQSALGLEYDLAQCLNQWQETGTIAPFKLGQRDVSERFLIPEKLYGRETEVAQLLNAFERVAQGASELMLVAGFSGIGKTAVINEVHKPIVRQRGYFIKGKFDQFNRNIPLSAFVQAFNDLVGQLLSESDQQLQTWKYQLLEVLGDSGQVLIDLIPELERIIGPQPPAPELSGDAAQNRFNLLFQGFIKVFSTSDHPLVIFIDDLQWADSASLSLMERLLIETQESYLLVLGAYRDNEVSPGHPFLMTVKALETADVTLETLILGPLKVDSLNRLIADAFQAPEKMVQPLTNLVMQKTQGNPFFATQFLKALYQESLITFDHKAHHWQCDLVRVQDAALTDDVVKFMALQLQKLPATTQEQLTFAACIGARFDLKTLKIVSEQDQTQVASALWPALHEGLIVPESKIYKFYLDDDQPNDSHSVDDEISEQIHYRFFHDRVQQAAYSLILDSEKEQAHYRIATLLQRNTSEKEQEEALFEILSHLNLSRALVVDPLKRIELSRLNLRAAHKAKAATAYGAAIEYLKVGIEVLPQECWQQEYDLTLALHNTMVEAQYLSTNFEEMEDWGQIVLQEAKSFLDRIEVQKCQILAAKAKNKMRSALMTGLTVLKQLSVEFPDQPTEADIGSAMTQTAQLWAGKSPLELINLPEMVDTHRLAAMKIMTELIPCAYQTNPPLLPLLVCKEVEFSIRFGNCPVSTFAYADYGVVLCGILGEIEAGYEFGQLAIAVIDKFQENGYRCRAGCVINSLIRPWKDPLSDLLQPFLNAYTIGLETGDLESGTLNLYYYCLSYYVVGQDLATLVTEFEIYRKVIRSFGQLGWLGYTDMLQQLAMNLQGVTDVPWELQGSVYQAEAFLTQATSVGDNCGIFQHYLHSIYLLYLFNQTSEAAENLKIIENHLDGALSSFLMVFYVFFDALTQLALYPDISLEEQPKVLARVQQQQEQLQNWAAFAPANHQHRWELVEAERCRVVGDRARAIDYYDRAIATARTYKFTQDEALANERAARFYLDWGKEKVAGVYMQEAYYGYARWGANAKVTNLEQDYPELLRPILQAPVMSTEVLNTLVTIGNPLISSYSQSQPGSSSSSLNQALDLGSVLKASQALSGTLELDELLSQLTQIILQNSGGDRCTLIIPTDAGEWQVRAITTLETVHLCSEAIAHSPNLPLKLIQYVKNTQEVVTIDNLVTDLPVLDQYLETEKPKSVLGLPILTQGRCLGILYLQNQLSSGVFTPERITILNFLCTQAAISLENARLYQRVQQSLTELQEAQLQLVQSEKMSALGGLVSGVAHEINNPVGCILGNVGATEDYVQDLLGLLDLYGEAFPEPGEEIEAELEAVELDYVRQDLPQLIRAMRDSGDRIKSISKSLRTFSRKDTDSKQPFDIHEGLDSTLLILRHRLKANEHRPEIEVLKDYGSLQPVHCFPGQLNQVFMNLLANAIDVFDEMAQESSFAALKEKKQRITLTTRQVDNEVTLTIADNGSGIPEEIQPQIFDHLFTTKAVGKGTGLGLAIARQIVVDQHGGHLEVQSHLGQGTEFCIRLPR, encoded by the coding sequence ATGAAACCTCAAGTCACCACCTCTAGCAACACATTTCCAAGCATTGACGGCTATAGCGTCACGGAGCAGCTCTACTCAGGGTCACGAACGGCCGTCTATCGAGCCATTCAGGAGGCTCAGGGGTATCCCGTGGTGATTAAGGTGTTGCAGCGTGAGTATCCGAGTGTCGGGGAATTAGTGCAGTTTCGCAATCAATATGCGATTACCAAAGGCTTGAGGATTCCTGGAATCGCCAAACCCTTGGGGTTAGACCCCTATGGCAATGGTTATGCACTGGTGATGGAGGATAGTGGCAGCCTATCCCTGAGCCAATACCTTGAGAATCAAGTGCTGAGCCTAGAGGAAACTCTTGAGATTGCCCTTGAGTTAGCCAAAATTCTTCAGCCGTTACATCAGCAGCGAATTATCCATAAAGATATCAAGCCAGCCAATATTCTGATTGCTCCCAACTCTGGGAAAATTACCCTGATTGATTTTAGTATTGCCTCCCGACTTCCCAAGGAAATCCAAGCCATTCAAAGCCCCCAAGGGTTAGAAGGGACTCTGGCGTACCTGGCCCCCGAACAAACCGGGCGGATGAATCGAGGCATTGACTATCGCAGCGACTTTTATGCCCTAGGGGTGACCCTCTATCACCTCTTAACAGGACAATTGCCGTTTCCGGGAGATGATCCCCTAGAGGTGATTCATAGCCATATTGCCAAAACCCCAACCCCAGTCCCTGAGGTGAATCCTGAAGTTCCAGCCCAGTTAGGGGCAATTGTCGCCAAACTCATGGCCAAAAATGCGGAAGACCGCTATCAAAGTGCCTTGGGATTAGAGTACGATTTGGCACAATGTTTGAACCAATGGCAAGAGACGGGGACCATAGCCCCCTTTAAACTGGGACAGCGAGATGTGAGCGAGCGCTTCCTGATCCCCGAAAAACTCTACGGTCGGGAAACCGAAGTGGCCCAGCTCTTAAATGCCTTTGAGCGTGTTGCCCAAGGAGCCTCAGAACTGATGCTCGTAGCCGGATTTTCAGGGATTGGGAAAACGGCTGTCATTAACGAAGTCCACAAACCCATTGTCCGACAACGGGGATACTTTATCAAAGGGAAGTTCGACCAGTTCAACCGCAACATTCCTCTTTCCGCTTTTGTTCAAGCCTTCAATGATTTGGTAGGGCAACTGCTCTCAGAATCCGATCAGCAGTTACAAACTTGGAAGTATCAGCTTCTTGAAGTCCTAGGAGATAGTGGTCAAGTTCTTATCGATCTCATCCCTGAACTCGAACGAATCATTGGCCCACAACCTCCCGCCCCAGAACTCTCAGGCGACGCTGCCCAAAACCGCTTTAACCTACTCTTTCAAGGCTTTATTAAGGTTTTCAGCACTTCAGACCACCCCTTGGTGATTTTCATCGACGATCTGCAATGGGCTGACTCCGCCTCCTTGAGCCTCATGGAGCGCTTATTGATAGAGACTCAAGAGTCGTATCTATTAGTCTTAGGAGCCTACCGGGATAATGAAGTATCTCCCGGTCATCCCTTTTTGATGACAGTTAAGGCTTTAGAGACCGCAGATGTTACCCTTGAAACTCTCATCCTTGGTCCTCTGAAGGTGGATAGCCTCAACCGCCTGATTGCCGATGCGTTTCAAGCTCCAGAAAAGATGGTGCAGCCCTTAACAAACCTGGTTATGCAGAAGACCCAGGGCAACCCCTTCTTTGCTACCCAATTTCTTAAGGCATTATACCAGGAGAGCCTAATTACCTTTGATCATAAGGCTCACCATTGGCAATGTGACCTGGTTCGGGTCCAAGATGCCGCTTTAACCGATGATGTAGTGAAATTTATGGCGTTGCAGTTACAAAAGCTGCCCGCTACGACCCAAGAACAGTTAACGTTTGCAGCTTGTATTGGGGCAAGATTTGACCTCAAGACGTTGAAGATTGTTTCAGAACAAGACCAAACTCAAGTGGCTTCTGCTCTGTGGCCAGCTCTTCATGAGGGGCTGATTGTGCCAGAGAGCAAGATTTACAAGTTCTATCTAGATGATGATCAGCCTAACGATAGTCACTCGGTGGATGACGAGATTTCTGAACAGATTCACTATCGCTTTTTTCATGACCGTGTGCAACAGGCAGCTTATTCGCTAATTTTAGATTCTGAAAAAGAGCAAGCTCACTACCGAATTGCAACTCTCCTCCAACGCAATACTTCAGAAAAAGAGCAAGAAGAAGCGCTCTTTGAAATTCTCAGCCATTTAAACCTCAGTCGGGCCTTGGTGGTAGATCCCTTAAAACGGATAGAATTATCACGCCTGAATTTACGGGCGGCTCATAAAGCTAAGGCAGCAACAGCATATGGAGCTGCAATTGAGTATCTAAAGGTTGGGATTGAAGTCCTACCGCAAGAATGCTGGCAACAGGAGTATGATCTCACCCTAGCGCTGCATAATACAATGGTGGAAGCTCAGTATCTCAGCACAAACTTTGAGGAAATGGAGGATTGGGGTCAGATTGTTTTGCAGGAAGCCAAGAGCTTTTTAGACAGGATTGAGGTGCAAAAATGCCAAATCTTGGCGGCTAAGGCTAAAAATAAGATGCGTTCTGCATTGATGACTGGACTTACGGTCTTGAAACAGTTATCAGTTGAGTTTCCAGACCAACCCACAGAAGCTGATATTGGTAGCGCCATGACACAAACAGCTCAACTCTGGGCTGGAAAGTCGCCCCTAGAATTGATTAATTTGCCTGAGATGGTGGATACTCATCGTTTGGCTGCGATGAAAATCATGACGGAATTAATACCCTGTGCGTATCAAACGAATCCTCCCTTATTGCCATTGCTCGTGTGCAAAGAGGTGGAGTTTTCAATCCGATTTGGCAACTGCCCAGTTTCAACCTTTGCTTATGCCGACTATGGTGTAGTTTTATGTGGAATTTTGGGGGAAATCGAAGCCGGGTATGAGTTCGGACAGTTGGCTATTGCCGTCATTGATAAATTCCAAGAAAATGGCTATAGATGTCGTGCCGGCTGTGTCATAAATAGTCTTATTCGCCCTTGGAAAGATCCATTGTCTGACTTACTACAACCATTCTTGAATGCTTATACTATTGGTTTAGAGACAGGAGATCTTGAATCAGGAACACTGAATCTTTACTACTATTGTCTATCGTACTATGTAGTCGGTCAGGATTTGGCGACTCTAGTTACTGAATTTGAAATCTACCGCAAAGTGATTCGTTCTTTTGGGCAGTTGGGCTGGCTTGGCTATACGGATATGCTTCAACAACTGGCTATGAACCTGCAAGGGGTGACGGATGTACCCTGGGAACTTCAGGGCTCGGTTTATCAAGCAGAAGCGTTCTTAACCCAGGCAACATCAGTTGGTGATAACTGCGGAATTTTTCAGCACTATTTGCATTCAATTTATCTGCTCTACCTATTTAATCAAACTTCCGAGGCTGCTGAAAACTTGAAAATTATAGAGAATCATCTAGATGGTGCGCTATCAAGCTTTTTGATGGTTTTCTATGTATTTTTTGATGCCTTGACTCAATTAGCGCTGTATCCAGATATTTCACTGGAAGAACAGCCTAAGGTGTTAGCCCGAGTTCAACAGCAGCAGGAGCAGTTACAAAATTGGGCCGCCTTTGCTCCTGCCAATCATCAACATCGCTGGGAGTTAGTGGAAGCTGAGCGGTGTCGGGTGGTTGGAGATCGAGCCAGAGCAATTGACTATTACGATCGCGCCATTGCGACTGCCAGGACTTATAAGTTTACCCAAGATGAAGCTCTGGCCAACGAACGGGCAGCCAGGTTCTACCTAGACTGGGGTAAAGAAAAAGTAGCCGGGGTCTATATGCAAGAAGCTTACTATGGGTATGCTCGCTGGGGAGCAAACGCTAAGGTTACGAATCTGGAACAAGATTACCCTGAGTTGCTGCGTCCCATCCTCCAGGCCCCGGTCATGTCTACAGAGGTCTTGAATACCTTAGTCACTATTGGGAATCCCCTGATATCTTCTTATTCTCAATCTCAGCCAGGATCGAGTAGCTCCAGTCTTAACCAAGCTTTAGACTTAGGTAGTGTGCTCAAGGCATCTCAAGCGCTTTCGGGAACCTTAGAACTGGATGAATTACTCAGTCAACTGACGCAAATTATTTTGCAAAACTCTGGGGGCGATCGCTGTACCTTAATCATTCCCACGGATGCAGGTGAATGGCAAGTCCGAGCCATCACCACTCTTGAGACGGTTCATCTCTGTAGCGAGGCGATCGCCCACAGTCCTAATCTCCCCCTGAAGCTAATTCAGTATGTTAAAAACACGCAAGAGGTTGTGACGATTGATAACCTCGTGACTGACTTACCGGTGTTAGATCAGTATCTAGAAACTGAAAAACCCAAGAGTGTACTCGGTTTGCCCATCCTGACTCAAGGACGTTGTCTGGGAATCTTATATCTACAGAATCAGCTCAGTTCTGGGGTGTTCACCCCGGAACGCATCACTATCCTAAATTTCCTTTGCACCCAAGCCGCAATTTCCTTAGAAAATGCCCGGCTGTATCAACGAGTGCAACAGTCCCTGACGGAGTTGCAAGAAGCCCAACTTCAGTTAGTCCAGAGTGAAAAAATGTCTGCCCTGGGGGGATTAGTCTCTGGGGTAGCCCATGAGATTAATAATCCCGTGGGTTGTATTCTGGGGAATGTGGGAGCTACAGAAGACTATGTACAGGATTTATTGGGATTGCTTGACTTATATGGAGAAGCATTCCCGGAACCCGGAGAGGAGATTGAGGCAGAACTAGAGGCGGTGGAGTTAGACTATGTGCGGCAGGATTTACCCCAGTTGATTCGGGCGATGCGGGATAGTGGCGATCGCATTAAATCCATCAGCAAAAGTTTACGCACCTTCTCCCGGAAAGATACGGATTCCAAGCAGCCCTTTGATATTCATGAAGGACTCGATAGTACCCTCCTGATTTTACGCCACCGCCTCAAAGCCAATGAGCATCGACCTGAGATTGAAGTTCTGAAGGACTATGGTTCTCTCCAACCGGTTCATTGCTTCCCAGGACAACTCAATCAGGTCTTTATGAATCTACTCGCCAATGCCATTGATGTCTTTGATGAGATGGCACAAGAATCATCCTTTGCTGCCTTGAAAGAGAAAAAGCAGCGGATTACCCTGACAACTCGACAAGTTGATAATGAGGTAACCTTAACCATTGCCGATAATGGCTCAGGGATTCCCGAGGAAATTCAACCCCAAATTTTTGACCATTTGTTTACGACCAAAGCTGTGGGCAAAGGGACCGGGTTGGGTTTGGCGATCGCCCGTCAAATTGTTGTAGACCAACATGGGGGTCACTTAGAGGTTCAGTCACACTTAGGACAAGGCACTGAATTTTGTATTCGACTGCCACGTTAG
- a CDS encoding MASE1 domain-containing protein → MSTPLKMFRPWKSLCRIIAIAVIYHLVALVGMRLAVLPGDVATVWVPAGLSLAVVLLWGWGVWPGVLIGAFSTYLILDPSPASLGIGIITALGNTLTPLIGVRVIRHFIPSLDPLQKISHVFIFITIGALLCQLISASFGVGSLLIMNWITPSEIGYIFMTWWIANATGVIVYTPWILTLYCRWKNSPVISSKQHWKWKPVEIASWVAVSLIVMQLAFFQAYPIEYLVIPLLVWAVFRFPTYITTSVIVITISLAVVGTVQEKSVFVRDNLNTSLLFLNSFIAVISITMLVLMAVLTERSQASRELQQAKQDLEKRVQNRTQELFAANQQLIQQQEDLQKQAKSLNQTVSELRKTQAQLIQNETMTGLGQLVAGVAHEINNPIGFIYSNLTPAKEYFEDILKLLELYDSKLSPGDRDILQFKEEIDFEFIQQDFLDLMTSMRSGSERIQQIVVSLRNFSRLDEAELKYVDIHQGLDSTLLVLQHRLQGETDYPPIKIIKNYDNLPKVECFALYINQVFMNLLNNAIEGIVARQAQENNAPAGKITIQTKRFTESIIQIIISDNGIGISSRHKNRIFEPFFTTKDVGKGTGLGLYNSYETVVTKHGGSLVCESIPNQETTFEITLPIQSPLA, encoded by the coding sequence ATGTCAACTCCTCTCAAGATGTTCCGACCCTGGAAATCCCTCTGTAGAATCATAGCGATCGCCGTCATCTATCATCTGGTGGCCTTAGTCGGGATGCGATTAGCCGTTCTACCCGGAGATGTCGCTACCGTCTGGGTTCCAGCCGGATTAAGTCTGGCGGTGGTGCTTCTCTGGGGATGGGGAGTTTGGCCGGGAGTTTTGATCGGAGCCTTTAGCACCTATCTCATTCTCGACCCGAGTCCCGCCAGCCTCGGGATTGGTATCATTACTGCCCTTGGCAACACCTTAACACCCCTGATTGGGGTCAGGGTAATTCGACACTTCATTCCCAGTCTTGATCCCCTGCAAAAAATCAGTCATGTTTTCATATTTATTACCATTGGTGCCCTACTTTGTCAACTTATTAGTGCTAGCTTTGGAGTTGGATCTTTGCTGATCATGAACTGGATAACTCCTTCAGAGATTGGCTATATTTTCATGACTTGGTGGATTGCCAATGCGACAGGTGTTATTGTTTATACTCCTTGGATATTAACGCTCTATTGCCGCTGGAAAAACAGTCCTGTCATTTCCAGTAAACAACATTGGAAATGGAAGCCTGTAGAAATTGCTTCTTGGGTTGCGGTATCCCTAATTGTTATGCAATTAGCATTTTTTCAAGCCTATCCCATTGAGTATCTCGTGATTCCTCTCTTGGTTTGGGCAGTTTTTCGCTTTCCCACCTACATCACTACCAGCGTCATTGTTATCACTATTTCCCTAGCGGTTGTGGGCACAGTTCAAGAAAAAAGTGTCTTTGTTCGTGATAATCTCAATACATCTCTCTTATTTTTAAACTCGTTTATTGCCGTTATTTCAATTACTATGCTGGTGCTGATGGCAGTGCTCACTGAGCGGAGCCAAGCCAGCCGAGAGCTACAACAGGCCAAGCAAGATTTAGAAAAGCGCGTTCAAAACCGTACTCAAGAACTTTTTGCGGCAAATCAACAACTAATACAGCAGCAGGAGGATTTACAAAAACAGGCAAAGTCTTTAAATCAAACTGTATCTGAATTGAGAAAAACGCAAGCTCAGTTAATTCAAAACGAAACGATGACTGGCTTAGGTCAGTTAGTGGCGGGAGTAGCTCATGAAATCAATAATCCTATTGGCTTTATTTATAGCAATCTCACCCCAGCCAAAGAGTATTTTGAGGATATTTTAAAATTGCTGGAGCTTTACGATTCAAAACTTTCTCCAGGTGACCGAGATATTTTACAATTTAAGGAGGAAATTGATTTTGAGTTTATTCAGCAAGATTTTCTAGATTTGATGACGTCCATGAGATCTGGCTCAGAACGGATTCAGCAAATTGTTGTGAGTTTACGCAATTTCTCCCGTTTGGATGAGGCAGAACTTAAGTATGTTGATATTCACCAAGGTTTAGACAGTACCCTGCTTGTCTTACAACATCGCTTACAAGGGGAAACAGACTATCCTCCAATTAAAATTATTAAAAATTACGATAATTTGCCGAAGGTGGAATGCTTTGCTCTTTACATCAATCAAGTATTTATGAATTTATTGAATAATGCAATCGAGGGAATAGTGGCTCGGCAAGCTCAAGAAAATAATGCCCCTGCTGGAAAAATCACAATTCAGACTAAGCGATTTACTGAATCGATTATTCAGATTATTATTTCTGACAATGGAATTGGAATTAGCTCCAGGCATAAAAATCGTATTTTCGAGCCATTTTTTACTACAAAAGATGTGGGCAAAGGCACGGGGCTAGGATTATATAATAGCTATGAAACAGTTGTTACAAAACATGGCGGAAGTTTGGTCTGCGAGTCCATCCCTAATCAAGAAACTACCTTTGAGATCACCTTGCCTATCCAGAGTCCCCTGGCTTGA